The Pseudomonas parafulva genome window below encodes:
- the rpsQ gene encoding 30S ribosomal protein S17, translating to MAEAEKTVRTLTGRVVSDKMDKTITVLIERRVKHPIYGKYVKRSTKLHAHDETNQCKIGDKVSITETRPLAKTKSWALVEVLERAVEV from the coding sequence ATGGCTGAAGCTGAAAAAACCGTCCGTACGCTGACTGGCCGTGTCGTCAGCGACAAAATGGACAAGACCATCACCGTTCTGATCGAGCGTCGCGTCAAGCACCCGATCTACGGTAAATACGTTAAGCGTTCGACTAAGCTGCACGCGCACGACGAAACCAACCAGTGCAAAATCGGCGACAAGGTTTCCATCACCGAAACCCGTCCGCTGGCCAAGACCAAGTCCTGGGCACTGGTTGAAGTCCTCGAACGCGCTGTTGAAGTCTAA
- the rpmC gene encoding 50S ribosomal protein L29 produces the protein MKANELREKSAQQLNEQLLGLLRDQFNLRMQKATGQLGQSHLLSQVKRDIARVKTVLNQQAGK, from the coding sequence ATGAAAGCGAATGAACTTCGTGAAAAATCGGCACAGCAACTGAACGAGCAACTGCTCGGCTTGCTGCGCGACCAGTTCAATCTGCGTATGCAGAAAGCAACTGGCCAGTTGGGGCAGTCGCACCTGCTCTCGCAAGTTAAGCGTGACATCGCTCGCGTGAAAACTGTGCTCAACCAGCAGGCAGGTAAGTGA